Proteins encoded together in one Anopheles darlingi chromosome 3, idAnoDarlMG_H_01, whole genome shotgun sequence window:
- the LOC125954321 gene encoding uncharacterized protein LOC125954321 isoform X2, which yields MFSAMGQMAFVAHPAGDATATKIVAVPPNTGTPVSFIVKPMKLGEIEIRLNASVMQGVISDSFKKIIRILPEEIVVVKSERIHFHHETPLMQFFDVAHSVNEKAVERSGQVYFTVYPDQQTPKHIANNYDVSLLYNDTKITLHVNSESTKNSTTEIVPNYVSNMFVIVIGSGSGFIQIDWQYRLSLMHFKPRFNLQLTKLATPTKWLTRLKVCCSFIPENRDEYSNETLVEVSIPIGYAMDDHSVLEETTGNHIRRIEVLHGGTTLMVYYHKMGNETNCFSAYPYRRYRMPLHRPSYIKVQDIYRPELNAMEMFDFY from the exons ATGTTTAGCGCGATGGGTCAAATGGCCTTTGTTGCGCATCCAGCCGGAG ACGCGACAGCAACAAAAATTGTGGCCGTTCCCCCGAATACGGGTACACCGGTCTCATTCATAGTAAAGCCAATGAAGCTAGGTGAGATTGAGATTCGGTTGAATGCATCCGTCATGCAAGGCGTTATCTCGGATAGCTTCAAAAAAATCATAAGAATACTTCCGGAAGAAATAGTAGTTGTCAAATCAGAACGTATACATTTCCACCACGAAACTCCGTTAATGCAATTCTTCGATGTTGCTCATTCTGTTAACGAGAAGGCAGTGGAAAGGTCCGGACAAGTTTATTTTACCGTATATC CCGATCAGCAAACACCTAAACATATTGCCAACAATTACGATGTATCACTTTTATACAATGATACAAAAATTACACTGCATGTAAATTCAGAATCCACAAAGAACAGTACAACAGAAATTGTTCCAAATTATGTTAGCAATATgtttgtcatcgtcatcggttccggttctggATTCATTCAGATCGACTGGCAATACCGTCTAAGTTTAATGCATTTCAAGCCTCGTTTCAACTTACAACTGACCAAGCTAGCGACTCCCACCAAATGGCTGACACGGCTTAAAGTTTGCTGCAGCTTCATACCAGAGAATAGGGATGAATATTCAAACGAAACGCTGGTGGAAGTGAGCATTCCGATAGGGTATGCGATGGATGACCACAGTGTACTTGAGGAAACAACTGGCAATCACATCAGA AGAATCGAAGTGCTACACGGTGGAACGACATTGATGGTATACTACCATAAGATGGGTAATGAAACGAATTGCTTTAGCGCTTATCCATACAGAAGGTATAGAATGCCACTACACCGTCCTTCGTACATTAAAGTGCAAGATATCTACCGCCCAG AGTTGAATGCGATGGAGATGTTCGACTTCTATtag
- the LOC125953804 gene encoding uncharacterized protein LOC125953804, with product MASIQRYCMNKITQVIWRDEEMYLHVKFLTRVKFNRMLRIMVTCSHGMDILQYFIISKGNIVDVGIFRPNQMTKYPFQILVSQKLIPRSNIVLVAFVNGRPLTTGADVKVNDLGNNLEIKIEENIGEDGVDPGDEIELAIRGRPGSIVFLAAYDQGLKEYSYNHDIFLEDIWEMFYMYRPTRLIDFADIAATGLDAETFNVTNIEGPSEYAARGIYPDAPRFGMPGPYRTEFWESWMWQNLTIPSSGRFGVCNSPGLWAGNREQTDSVLDVQNLLHFGSLATFH from the exons ATGGCTTCAATTCAACGATATTGCATGAACAAAATTACACAAGTGATAtggagagatgaagagatgtATCTCCATGTAAAGTTTCTAACCCG CGTCAAATTTAACCGAATGTTGAGGATAATGGTTACATGCTCGCATGGTATGGACATTCTCCAGTACTTCATTATTTCGAAAGGAAACATCGTTGATGTTGGCATTTTTCGACCAAACCAAATGACCAAATATCCATTTCAAATATTGGTGTCGCAAAAGCTTATTCCTAGGTCAAATATAGTTTTAGTAGCTTTTGTAAATGGTCGACCCTTAACTACTGGCGCGGATGTAAAGGTTAACGATCTTGGAAACAAT CTCGAGattaaaattgaagaaaacattGGTGAGGATGGTGTTGACCCCGGGGACGAAATTGAGTTAGCGATCCGCGGTCGTCCCGGATCGATCGTGTTTCTGGCCGCATATGATCAAGGTTTAAAGGAATACAGTTACAATCACGACATCTTTCTTGAAGATATTTGGGAAATGTTTTATATGTATCGTCCAACtaggttgattgattttgctgACATAGCG GCAACAGGATTAGATGCTGAGACTTTTAATGTCACCAATATTGAAG GGCCGAGTGAGTATGCTGCGCGTGGAATATATCCGGATGCCCCTCGCTTCGGTATGCCTGGGCCCTATAGAACTGAGTTTTGGGAGTCGTGGATGTGGCAGAATCTGACCATTCCTTCTTCAGGACGCTTTGG GGTTTGCAATTCACCCGGACTATGGGCTGGCAATCGTGAACAAACCGATTCCGTTCTCGACGTTCAAAATCTTCTACATTTTGGATCACTTGCCACATTCCATTAA
- the LOC125953806 gene encoding CD109 antigen-like: protein MWLVIKYSMSLVLLCIGLGETTYIIGPKFIQPNRDYTAAVVNIHNSSEMLLLRLIGMDLQGRPLFNLTKTMYMTPYTNKMITFRIPSNITIENFAIITVGHAFYKEFPLEYRSLHLSGLIQLNKPVFSPGDKLMFRVIVTDENLKPLKSHETKVSIFVKDPKDNVIGQWNNNVQL, encoded by the exons ATGTGGCTTGTGATTAAGTATAGTATGAGTCTTGTGCTGTTATGCATCGGCTTAGGAGAAAC CACATATATTATTGGGCCCAAATTTATTCAACCTAATCGAGATTACACAGCAGCTGTCGTTAATATCCATAACAGCAGCGAAATGTTGTTGTTACGCCTAATAGGAATGGACCTTCAAGGCCGTCCGTTGTTTAATCTCACGAAAACGATGTACATGACACCATACACCAATAAAATGATAACTTTCCGA ATTCCAAGCAACATAACGATAGAAAATTTCGCTATCATAACAGTGGGACATGCATTTTATAAGGAATTTCCACTTGAATATCGTAGCTTGCATCTGTCCGGATTAATACAACTTAATAAACCCGTCTTCAGTCCAGGCGATAAACTAATGTTCCGTGTGATTGTGACCGATGAAAATCTAAAGCCACTTAAGTCACATGAAACTAAAGTGTCCATATTCGTAAAAGATCCTAAAGATAATGTGATAGGACAATGGAACAAT AACGTGCAATTATGA
- the LOC125954347 gene encoding ribonuclease P protein subunit p29, whose product MSAKLSYMTSFVNPARHNEIQRSLSAAKVYENLEYRKPAPKRVSTEPVKQKRKLSRREVKELGLYALPSDTVQYKDAVPLHRLWCGYFSKFFQSQGMPEVTDNSYNMIVASLLKADYHGAKVTVVRSKQPSVVGVKGIVVLDTKGTFKIVSKDNRLRTIPKNDSVFEIQSKENVVTLFGKHLNARPAERSVRKIKVFSLPDL is encoded by the exons ATGAGCG CGAAACTCAGTTATATGACCAGCTTCGTGAACCCGGCGCGACACAATGAAATCCAAAGATCGTTATCCGCAGCAAAGGTGTACGAAAATTTGGAGTACCGTAAGCCCGCGCCGAAAAGAGTTTCCACCGAGCCGgtaaagcagaaaaggaaactaTCCCGGCGGGAGGTTAAAGAGCTTGGCTTGTATGCGTTACCCAGCGATACGGTGCAGTACAAAGACGCGGTACCGCTTCACAGGCTTTGGTGTGGCTACTTTTCGAAGTTCTTCCAGTCTCAGGGAATGCCGGAAGTAACGGACAACTCGTACAATATGATTGT CGCAAGTCTCTTGAAGGCGGACTACCACGGGGCCAAGGTGACCGTCGTTCGGTCGAAGCAACCATCCGTCGTTGGTGTGAAAGGGATCGTCGTCCTGGATACGAAAGGCACGTTTAAAATTGTGTCTAAAGACAACCGACTGCGAA CGATTCCAAAGAACGATTCGGTGTTTGAGATACAGTCCAAGGAAAATGTGGTTACCCTATTCGGGAAGCATCTGAACGCCCGGCCTGCAGAAAGATCTGTTCGAAAAATCAAAGTATTCTCGTTGCCAGATCTGTAG